The genomic segment ACAACATCAAGGAGCTGCGCAAGGAGGCGAACCGCGAGGGCATGGAAGGGATCAGCCCGCGGTACGTCCAGGACAAGATCTCCAACGCGCTGGTGAGCGACAAGGGAGAGGGCTGCGTCAATCCCTTCATGGTGCTCAACGAGCTGGAGAGCGGGCTCCGGCACCACTCGCTGATCTCCAGCGAGGAAGTGCGCAAGCGCGATCGCGAGCTGCTCTCGGTGGTGAAGGGCGAGTACGAGGACATCGTCAAGAACGAGGTCCAGCGGGCCATCTCCGCGGACGAAGACGCCATCGCCAAGCTCTGCGGCAACTACATCGACAACATCAAGGCGTACACGCAGCGGGAGAAGGTCCGGAACAAGTACACCGGCCAGTACGAAGAGCCGGACGAGCGGCTGATGCGGGCCATCGAGGAGAAGATCGACATTCCCGAGTCGCGCAAGGACGACTTCCGCCGCGAGATCATGAACTACATCGGCGCCCTGGCCATCGAGGGGAAGACCTTCAATTACCGGACCAACGAGCGGCTGCACAAGGCGCTGGAGCTGAAGCTCTTCGAGGACCAGAAAGACTCGATCAAGCTGAAGAACCTCGTCTCCTCGGTGGTGGACAAGGACACGCAGGAGAAGATCGACATCGTCAAGGATCGGATGATCAAGTCCTACGGGTACTGCGAGATCTGCTCCACCGACGTCCTCAACTTCGTGGCGTCGATCTTCGCCCGGGGCGATGCCAAGGACTGACGTTCGCGTCGTCTGGGCAGTGTGATGGGAGGACCTGTAGAGGCATCAGAGTCGCAGGTCCTCGACCGACGAGCCATCCGACGCTGGCTGCCGCGGGTCGGCGTCACCCTTGCGTTGCTGGTCGTTACGCCGACGTGTGCGGTGGAAGCCGCGTACCGGATCGAATTGCTGAATGTTCCGCGCCCGGTGCGACCCCGGCGCGAACTAGCGAAAATGGCTGCGGAAGCACTCTCGCTCGACTTGACGGGCTCGCCGGTCGCCGAGATCCGGCCAATCTGGCCTTGGCACGTTGCCGGCTTCCTCGCGGTGGCGTTCGGCAACGAATTTTTCCCTCTTGGGTCCCGGACCAGTCAGCAAACGCTCAAAAGCAGCAGCCTTCAACGAGCGCGAGCGGTTCCTACAACCACGCTTGTGTATGACACGTTGATTGCCGCCGGGATACCGCCGGACTTTTACCGGCGGTTTGCCCTCCAGATGTGGATTAGCCGCAACTGGACCGGCGCCGAGGCACTCGCCGCGTGGGCGGATTCCAATCGCATGGCCGAACGAGCCCGCCTCCTTTACGGGAAGGAATTGTCCTCACTCGACGCGGTGGAGTTGGCGGGTCTGGTCAGCTTCCTCCGTGCTCCCTTCCGGATGCGAAAGTCAGCCGGGGCCTGGTTCGCCGCACGCCGGGATCTGTTGCAGCGCATGGCCGATACCCAGCTCATCACCGAGTCCGCTCGGGCGGCCGCGGATCGCCTTCCCCTGCCTGCGCCTCCGTTGACCACACCCGCCTCCGATGCTGTAGATGGCCCTTGATTGGGCCTCCCGGCTTCGCCGTCGAGTGTCGAGGCACCTTCCGTAGGCCGAGGCACGCTGAATTTCATTGGCGGATGCTCCCTGCGTGCGTCCGTTCCGGCGAGGGGTCGGTCATGCGCGTGTGTCTTCAATGCATGAAGGACCGGGGCAGGCTTCCCGTCCCGTGAGCTGCTGCGCAACGCTCGGTACAACAACTTTGATCGGCCGCACTTGGGGGCTACACTGACCTGTGGAGGCCCCGGGTGCCGCTGAAGATCAAACAGGACCACAGCCGGTTTCGCGAGATCATCCGCGGGCGGATCAAGGAGAACCTTCGCAAGTACATCCAGAAGGGGGAGATGATCGGGAAGAAGGGGAAGGACCTGATCACCATCCCCGTCCCGTCCATCGACATCCCGCACTTCCGATACGGCCACAAGGACCAGGGCGGCGTCGGCCAAGGCGACGGCCAGCCCGGCACCGTGCTCGCTCCCGGAGCCGTGGAAGGCGACGGCAAGGGCAAGGCGGGGCAGGGCGAAGGACAGCACTCGCTGGAAGTCGATCTCTCGCTCGACGAGCTCGCCGACATCCTGGGCGAGGAGCTGGCGCTCCCGCGCATCCAGAGCAAGGGCAAGAAGAACCTCACCACGCCCAAGGTGAAGTACACGGGCGTGCACACGACCGGCCCCGAATCGCTTCGACACTTCAAGCGCACCTACAAGCAGGCGCTGAAGCGGAGCATCGCGTCCGGGACGTACAACCCGCTGATCCCGATCGTCATTCCGACCCGCGAGGACAAGAGGTACCGGAGCTGGCGGCTCACCGAGCTGCCGCAGTCCAATGCGGTAGTGATCTACATGATGGACGTCTCCGGCTCGATGGGCGACGAGCAGAAGGAGATCGTCCGCATCGAGAGCTTCTGGATCGACACCTGGCTGCGCGCCAACTACAAGGGCCTCGAGACCCGCTACATCATCCACGACGCGGTGGCGCGCGAGGTGGATCGCGAGACGTTCTTCCATACCCGCGAGTCCGGCGGGACGATGATCAGCTCCGCCTACAAGCTCTGCCGCGACATCATGGACGGGGAATACGATTCCGGCTCCTGGAACATCTACCCGTTCCATTTCTCCGACGGCGACAACTGGAGCGCAGACGACACGCGGACCTGCGTCTCGCTGCTCAAGGGCGAGATCCTGCCCAAGGTGAACCAGTTCGCGTACGGGCAGGTGGAGAGCCCCTACGGCAGCGGCCAGTTCATCAAGGATCTGCGCGAGGCCTTCGACGCGGTCGAGAACGTCGCGCTTTCCGAGATCGCCAACAAGGACGCCATCTACAACTCCATCAAGGACTTCCTCGGGAAGGGCTCTTAGTGAACGAGAACAAGGACACCCGCCTTCCACCGCACCTGAGTGACATCCAGCGCGAGATCGAGGGGTACGCGAAGGGGTTCGGGCTCGACTTCTACGAGACCATCTTCGAGGTCCTCGGCTACGACGAGATCAACATGGTGGCCGCCTACGGCGGCTTCCCCAACCGCTACCCGCACTGGCGGTTCGGGATGGAGTACGAGCAGCTCTCCAAGGGATACGAGTACGGCCTCTCGAAGATCTACGAGATGGTGATCAACAACAATCCCTCGTACGCATACCTGCTCGAGTCCAACATGGACGTGGACCAGAAGCTGGTGATGGCCCACGTCTACGGCCACGTCGACTTCTTCAAGAACAACTACTCGTTCCAGCACACCAACCGGAAGATGATGGACGAGATGGCGAACCACGCCACCAGGCTTCGCCGCATCATCGACAAGGTGGGTATCGAGCCGGTGGAGACGTTCATCGACCGGTGCTTCTCGCTGGAGAACCTGATCAATCAGCACGCGCCGCACTTTCCCGCCAAGAGCCGCGACGAGGTGGTCGAGCAGCCGATCGAGGTTCGCGGGTTCAAGACGGACCGCGAGTACATGTCGCACTTCATCAACCCGCAGGCCTTCCTCGACGAGCAGCGCAAGAAGCTCGAGGACGAGCGGGCACAGAAGAAGAAGTTTCCCGAGAAGCCGGAGCGCGACGTGCTGGCGTTCCTGATCGAGCACGCGCCGCTGGAGCGCTGGGAAGCGGACGTGCTCTCCGTGATTCGCGAGGAGGCGTATTACTTCGCGCCGCAAGGGCAGACGAAGATAGCAAACGAAGGCTGGGCATGTATCGAGAAACACTCGCGAATTTTCACTTCGCGAGGTCTGGTGACGATGGGCGAGTTGGTCGACGGACTGGCCGACAAGGTTTCGGACGGCGAGTGCGCGCGACGCGTATGCGACCGCAACATCATAAAGGACCATGCGACCGTCTCGATCCGCACGCGACGTGGCCTCAAGCTCACTGGCTCGAACAATCACCGCATCGTCGCGACCAATGGGTCGTGGGTTCGGCTTGATGAGCTTTCTATCGGCGCGCGAGTCCGGGTTTCGGGAGGCGCCGGCATCTGGCCGCACGACCGCATACCGCTGAGCTGGCGCCCTCCGCGGCGAATGACGCAAAAGGATGTCGCCGATCGCGCCGGCGTGTCACATCAGACCGTTGCTCGTGCGCTCTCGGGTCTGCGTATTCGCAAGAATCCCGAGCGCGTGGCGACCGCGCTGGCGCTCTATTCCAGCGCTGAGAACGTGGCTCTGCAGGAGCAGTTGCCTTCCAAACGTGAAGCGATCGCCGTGCCGGATGAGGTAAGCCCCGACCTGGGCGCATTCCTTGGGTACCTGGTCGGAGACGGCCACATCAGCCGGGTCAAACACCATCTCGGACTCACCACTGCGGACGTCGAGTGCATCGAGCACTTCGCATCTCTGGTCCACGGACTCTTCGGACTGCGTTGCATCGTGAAGTGGGATGATGGCCGGTACCGCGTGCTGGTTCATTCGGAGAATGTTTCTGACCTCCTCGTCGAGGAATTGGGTCTGACTCACGGCCCGAGTGCACGTCACAAGCAGGTCCCAGAGGCCGTTCTTCGGTCCCCAAAGGAAGTCGTCGCTCCGTTCCTTCGCGCGTACTTCGATTGCGATGGCTACGCCGGAAGGCAGGGCGTCATCCTCGGCACCTCCAGCGAGGTGATGAGCGAGCAAGTGCAACTCATCCTGTTGAACTTCGGCATTCTCAGCCGGCGCAGGCCACAGCAGGACGGGTGCTGGCACGTGGTGATCGTGGGCGCATCGGCCGAGAAGTTCCTCAACGAGATTGGCTTCGGTCTGTCCCGCAAGCAGCAGGCGCTCACCGACTACGTCCACCAGCGGAAGTGGTTCAAGGAAGAGAAGTGGGAAGACGAGATCGTCGAGATCACCCACGGTCGCGCGGACGTCTACGACATCTCCGTTGAGGAAACGCACCGCTACGCCGCCTGCGGGTTCATCAACCACAACTCGTACTGGCACTCGACGATCATGACCACCCGCGCCCTCAAGGACAGCGAGATCGTCGACTACGCCGACCACCACTCGGGCACCATGGGCACGCGCCCCGGCGCCATCAATCCGTACAAGCTTGGCATAGAGCTCTGGCGTTTCATCGAGGATCGCTGGAACAAGGGCCGCTTCGGCAAGGAATACGACGAGTGCGACGATCTCCGCGCCCGCCGGGCCTGGGACAAGAAGCTGGGCCTGGGCCGCCAGAAGATCTTCGAGGTCCGCAAGCACTACAACGACGTCACCTTCATCGACGAATTCCTCACCGCTGACTTCGCCGCCGAGCAGAAGCTGTTCGTCTACGGGTTCAACGAGAAGGCGAACCGCTGGGAGATCCTCGACCGCGAGTTCCAGAAGGTGAAGAAGAAGCTGCTCCAGCAGCTGACCAACTTCGGCCAGCCGATCATCGAGGTGATCGACGGCAATTTCGAGAACCGCGGCGAGCTCCTCCTCGCGCACCGCCACGACGGCGTCGATCTGCGCATCGACTACGCGAAGGACACGCTGGTCAACCTGCAGGCGATGTGGCGCCGGCCGGTAGGCATCGTCACCCGCGTCGACGGCAAGGGCGTGCTCATGCGCTTCGACGGCCGCGACCATACCGACCGCAAGGTCGAGCTCTGATGGAAGGGACCGGCCCCGTGATCGAGAAGGGGCTGCGGGGAGGCGTTGCCCGGGCGTTCAGCCTCACCGAGGACGTCGTCTACGCCGGCATGGGTATCCTGCTCGCATTCAGCGCGGCGGCGCTGCTCGTCTCCGGCGCCATCGAGCTCTGGCGCGCCACGATGGAGGGCGCGCCGCTCAAGGCCGTGATTGGGCTGCTCGACAGGACGCTGCTGGTGCTAATGCTCGTCGAGCTGCTCTACACCGTACGCGTCTCCTTCCGGCAGCATGCGCTGTTGCCGGAGCCGTTCCTGATTGTGGGTCTGATCGCGGCGACGCGCAGGATCCTCGTGGTCACGGCGGAGTTCTCGGTGAAGGGCGAGGCACAGCCCGGACGCTTTCGGGAAGGAATGGTGGAGATCGGCTTACTCACCGTGATGGTGGTGGCGCTGGTCGGATCCCTCCTGATGCTCCGCCGCCGCGAGCAAGCGGCAAGGCCTGTCGTCGTCGAGAGCTGATCGCAGTCACCTCCAGCGGAACACGCGCAACGCCGCGAAGAACGTGACCGCCGCGGTCAGCGCCAGAAGCCCGAGCTGCCCGGCGACGGCGACCACACCCGCGCCATCGATCATCACTGCCCTGACCGCGTCATTCAGGGCGGTCAGCGGCAACACCCGCAGGAAGGGCTGTACGGCGTCCGGAAAGCGCGCGGTGGAGAAGAAGACGCCGGAGCCCACGAACATCGGCAGCATCACCAGGTTGATGAGCCCGCTGACCGTCTGCGTATTCTGCGCCCGCGAGGCGACGAGCAAGCCGATCCCCGCGAACGCCAGCGCGCCCACGAGCGAGATCCCGAGCAGCAGAGGGATCGACCCGGCGACGCCCACGCGGAAGACGAGCCAGGCGAATCCCAGCAGGACCGGCAGCTCCAACAAGAGGAACAGCGCGCGCATCACCACGAACGACCAGAGAAACTGCGCGCGCGACATGGGCGTCGCCACCAGCCGCTTGAGCAGCTTCTTCGTCCGCATCTCCGTGACCACGTAACCGATGCCCCACATCCCCGCCGACATGAGGTTCATCCCGAGCAGCCCCGGGATGAGGAAGTCGATGTAGCGCGAGCCCGGCTCGGTCACCGGCTTGTCGATCGTCGCGGGAGACCCAGGTGGATGCAGCGCCGCGTCGGCGAGAGCGCGGGCCAGGCGGCTCTCTGGCCGCGCGGGATCGTAGAGATACGAGATCGGCGGGCCGGGCAGCACGACGAGGTCCACCTTGCCGGTGCGCAGCGCCTCCCGCGCCGCCGGTTCGTCGAGAGGGCGCGAACGGAGCTGCGGGTCGGAACGGAGGGCGCGGTCGAGCTCGGCGGACGCCACCGCGATGGCCGCCGGTTCGGCGGGACGGTTCCGGAACGCGATCCCCAGCGCGATGGAGAGCAGCAAGGGAAAGCCGAATGTCCAGAACACCGCTCCCGGCTCGCGGAAGAAGAGCCGCAGGCGGGCCAGGGTCAGCTCCCACAGGGCGGGGCTGATCGAGGCGGACCTCAAGCCGGCGGTCGGAGCGTTCATTCGCGCAGGCGCCTTCCGGTCAGGTGGACGAAGACGTCCTCGAGCGTCGCATGGTGCGTAGAGAGCCGCGTCAACCCGAGCGGCTCCGCGCGGGCGAGGATGGCCGGGAGCGCGACGTGGAGCTGCTCCACGGTGAGCGCCACGCCATCCGCGCTCCGCCGGGCGCTGCGCACGGAGGGGAGTCCGCTCCAGCCGTCGGTCTGCGTCGGACTCTCGGTAGCGAACTCGACGACCTGCTGGCCTCCGAGAGAAGCGATCAACTCTTGTGGCGTTCCGAGCGCGATCACCTTGCCCTTGTCGACGATGGCGACGCGGTCGCAGAGCCGCTCGGCCTCGTCCATGTAATGCGTCGTGAGCAGCACCGTCCTGCCGCGCGAGCGGAACCCGAGGACGACGTCCCAGAGCTGCCGCCGCGACTGCGGGTCCAGGCCCGTGGTGGGCTCGTCGAGGAAGAGCAGCTCCGGATCGCTGACCAGCGCACAGGCGACGGCGAGGCGCTGCTTCTGCCCGCCCGAGAGCCGTTCCGTCCACGATGCGCGCTTGTCGGACAATCCGACCAGCTCGAGCACTTCGTCGAGCGGGCGCCCGCGCAGATAGAACGAGCGGAACATGCGCAGGTTCTCCTCCACCGTCAGCTTGTCCGGCAGGTGCGTCTCCTGGAGGGAGACGCCCAGCCTCTGCCGGAGCGCGCGCTCGTCGCGCTCCCAGCGCATCCCCAGCACCTCGACGCTGCCTGCGGTGGGCTCGTTGAGGCCTTCGAGGATCTCCACCGTGGTCGTTTTTCCGGCGCCGTTGGGGCCGAGCAGGCCGAAGCACTCGCCGGCGCGCACTTCCAGATCGAGCCCGTCCACGGCAACGAGATCGCCGTACTTCTTCACCAGCCGTTCACAGCGGAGCGCGGACGCCACAGCTACCTGCGCCTCGGACGCGCGACCTCGATGCGGACCGGCTTGTCCTTGAGCGTGTTCCCGCTCGCCGCCACGTATGCGTCGCGCGCTTCGGGGCGGACGAGGACGTAGGCGTAGCGCGGCTTCACCTCCGCCGCGAGGGCGGTGTCGCGGGGCTGGCCGGCAAGCTGTGAAAGCGCCGACATCAAGCTCTCCGCCGTCCACCCCTGCTCGGAACCTTGCTCGACGTAGAGCTTGACCCGATCGCCCGCCGTGTCCGGTGCCGGCTCGCGCGCGCCGTGCGGCGCTGCTTCGAGGCGTGGTTTGCGGGGGTTGCGATCGCGCTTCCGCCGCGCTTCCTTCTGCTCCTTCTGCACCTTCTCGACCTGATGGCTCTCGAGGAGCTTCTCCCCGGCGGCGCGGATCTGCGCCTTCTCCATCCGGTGGTGGGTGAAGAAGTACCGCAGCGCATAGGCGACGAGCACGCGCCCGTCATCGCGCGCCGCCAGGTCCTGCGCCAGCGACAGGAACGCCTCGAAGGCGACGCCGCTCTGCATCGCCTCGCGCAACTCGCGCATGTGCTTGTTGGTCCAGAGGGCGCGCGCCTCGTCCGGCGCGGGCAGGCTCCGCACCTCGAAGACGATCCCGTACTTCTTCTCCAGCGCCGAGAGCGTGTTCAGCTCCGCTCCGGAGACCAGGCTGATGGCGGTGCCCTTCTTGCCGATGCGCCCGGTCCTGCCCACCCGGTGCAGGTACACCGCCGGATCCTCGGGGAGCGAATAGTTCAACACGTGGGAGAGGTCGCTGATGTCGATGCCGCGCGCGGCGATGTCCGTCGCCACCATGAACCGCACCTCGCCGCGCTTCACCTTGGCCACGCGTCGAGCCCGTTGCGGTTCAGCACGTTGGCGATGAGCTCGGTGTCGGTGCGCAGGTTGCAGAAGATGATCGCGCTCTCCGGGTCCTCGCGCTCGATCAGGTAGAGGAGGTTGCGCGGCTTCGGGTACTGGTCGACCAGGTGGTACAGCACGTTGTGGATGTGCTCCACCGTGAAGACGTCTCCCGAAAGCAGGATCGTCTCGGGGTTGCGCAGGTACTTCTGCGCGAGCTGGTCGATGTCCGGCGGAACGGTTGCGGAGAAGAGCAGCGTCTGGCGGTCGGACGGCAGCCGGTCGAGGATGCGCGTGACCTCCTCGTAGAAGCCGGCGGAGAGCATCTCGTCGGCTTCGTCCAGCACTGCGATGCGCGCAGTGTCCAGCTTGAGGTTCCCCCGGCGGATGTGGTCGTAGACCCGCCCGGGCGTTCCCACGATGACCTCTGCTCCCTCCGTCAGCGCGTCGGTCTGGGCGCCCATCCCGGCGCCCCCGTAGATGGCGACGACACGGAGGTCCTTGTACTTGCCCAGCGCTTCGATCTCCTGCGCGACTTGCAGCGCCAGCTCGCGCGTGTTGCAGAGCACCAGGGCCGACGCCTTGCGGGTGGCCGAGGGGATGCGCTCGAGCAACGGAATCCCGAACGCGGCCGTCTTCCCGGTGCCCGTCTTGCTTCGGCAGATCAGGTCGCGGCCGGCGAGGATCGGACCGAACACGGCCACCTGCACCGGCGTGGGGGTGGTGTATCCCCGTTCGGCGATTCCCTTGCGCAGCTCTTCGGAGATTGGAAGATCAGCGAAGCTTGTAGTGGCGACGTAATCGCTCATCGTCTGCTTGAAGAGGAAAAAGTTAGCCTGTATAGCACCGCACCTTCTCGGAATACAGATGAGTCCCAAGGCGAAAGCGCCGAAATCGAAGAGGCCCGGAAAGCCGCCAAAGGCTCGCGCGCCGCGAAAGGCGCGGAACGACCGGCAGGACAAGAAGCCGCAGGAGAAGGGGCCGCTCGAGCCGGAAGTCCTGGAGCCCGAAGCGGTCGAGGCCGAGCCCCCCGACGAAGGGCCGGCTGCAGAGAACACGCTGCCCGTTCCCGTCGAGCGCGACCTCGCGCGCGCCGACGCGCTGCAGAGATACATGGCGGAGGTGGCGAAGCACGCGCTGCTTTCGCGCGAGGAGGAGCACGAGCTGGCGGTGAAGTTCCAGCGCACGCACGACCCGGAGATCGCTTACCGGCTGGTGACCGCGAACCTGCGCCTGGTGGTGAAGATCGCCCACGAGTACCGGCGGGCGGCATTCAGCCTCCTGGACCTCATCCAGGAAGGAAATGTGGGCCTGATGCAAGCCGTACAGAAGTACGATCCCTTTCGCGGCGTGAAGCTCTCGTCGTACGCGGCGTGGTGGATTCGCGCCTACATCCTGCGATACCTGATGGACAACTGGCGCATGGTGAAGCTCGGGACCACGCAGGCGCAGCGCAAGCTCTTCTTCAACCTGCGCAAGGAGCAGGAGAAGCTGCTGGCGCAAGGGTTCGAGGCCGCTCCCAAGCTCCTCGCCGAAAGGCTCGACGTGACCGAGCAGGACGTGCGCGAGATGGACCAGCGGCTGTCGAACGACGAGTTCTCCATCGACGCGCCGGTGGCGGTGGGCGGGCAGGACGAAGGCCGTCAGACGCACGGCGACCGGCTGGTGCAAACGGCGCCTCCGGTCGACGAGCAGCTGGCCGACGAGGAGCTGCGGCGGATCTTCAAGGAGAAGCTGGCCGAGTTCGGCAAGACGCTCACCGCCGACAAGGACAGGTTCCTCTTCGAGAATCGCATCGCTCCGCCCGACGATCGCGAACCGATGACGCTGCAGCAGATCGGCGATCTCTGGGGCGTCACCCGCGAGCGCGCGCGGCAGCTGGAGGCGCGCCTGACGGACAGGCTGCGCGACTACCTTCGCCGCGAGCTGCCCGACTTCGCCCAGCTCTCGGTCACGCCCGCGGAGGAGTCATGAGCCCGGAGCGGGCGGGCCTCAAGCCCATGGCTGCCGTCAAACCCGCGGGAGAGCCACCGCCGTCCAAGGCACCCGCTGCGGCCGCGCGGAGGAGCTTGTCGGCCCGGCATCCATGGCTCGCTCCGCGGATCGCCATTCCCGTCGCCGCCGTCATCGTCGCCGTCCAGCTTCCTTTCCTCCACGCCGTTCTGCGCGGCGCCGCGCCGGTGGCGGTCGCCGTTCCCTACAAGGACAACTTCGACCGGGCGACTCTCGGCGATGCCTGGTGGTCCAACGGTGGTCTCTGGCGCATCGCCGACGGCCGCGTCTACTCTCCGGGCGTCGGCAACAATCCGCTCTGGCTGAAGGCCAGGCTGCCTCCGGACGTGCGCGTCGAATTCGACGTGCGCAGCGAAGGGCCCGACGGCGACATCAAGTGGGAGATGTACGGCGACGGCCGAAACCACTCCACGGGCTACATCTTCCTCTTCGGAGCCTGGCGCAACCGCGAGTCGCGGATCTGCAAGCTCGACGAGCATGCGCTGACGCAGGACGAGGCCCGGGCCCAGCTCGCGGCTACGGCGCGGCCATATCCGCGGCAGCGGGAGCTCATGGAAGCGATCCAGCAGCCCTTCGTCCAGTGGAGCGCGCGCAGGGACCTTACGCAGATGGAAAAGGGCGAGTACTGGCAGCGCGACACGCCGTTTGTCGTGAAGCGCGGCGACCTCAAGGTGGA from the Deltaproteobacteria bacterium genome contains:
- a CDS encoding ABC transporter ATP-binding protein; this encodes MASALRCERLVKKYGDLVAVDGLDLEVRAGECFGLLGPNGAGKTTTVEILEGLNEPTAGSVEVLGMRWERDERALRQRLGVSLQETHLPDKLTVEENLRMFRSFYLRGRPLDEVLELVGLSDKRASWTERLSGGQKQRLAVACALVSDPELLFLDEPTTGLDPQSRRQLWDVVLGFRSRGRTVLLTTHYMDEAERLCDRVAIVDKGKVIALGTPQELIASLGGQQVVEFATESPTQTDGWSGLPSVRSARRSADGVALTVEQLHVALPAILARAEPLGLTRLSTHHATLEDVFVHLTGRRLRE
- a CDS encoding DUF444 family protein, coding for MPLKIKQDHSRFREIIRGRIKENLRKYIQKGEMIGKKGKDLITIPVPSIDIPHFRYGHKDQGGVGQGDGQPGTVLAPGAVEGDGKGKAGQGEGQHSLEVDLSLDELADILGEELALPRIQSKGKKNLTTPKVKYTGVHTTGPESLRHFKRTYKQALKRSIASGTYNPLIPIVIPTREDKRYRSWRLTELPQSNAVVIYMMDVSGSMGDEQKEIVRIESFWIDTWLRANYKGLETRYIIHDAVAREVDRETFFHTRESGGTMISSAYKLCRDIMDGEYDSGSWNIYPFHFSDGDNWSADDTRTCVSLLKGEILPKVNQFAYGQVESPYGSGQFIKDLREAFDAVENVALSEIANKDAIYNSIKDFLGKGS
- a CDS encoding SpoVR family protein — translated: MNENKDTRLPPHLSDIQREIEGYAKGFGLDFYETIFEVLGYDEINMVAAYGGFPNRYPHWRFGMEYEQLSKGYEYGLSKIYEMVINNNPSYAYLLESNMDVDQKLVMAHVYGHVDFFKNNYSFQHTNRKMMDEMANHATRLRRIIDKVGIEPVETFIDRCFSLENLINQHAPHFPAKSRDEVVEQPIEVRGFKTDREYMSHFINPQAFLDEQRKKLEDERAQKKKFPEKPERDVLAFLIEHAPLERWEADVLSVIREEAYYFAPQGQTKIANEGWACIEKHSRIFTSRGLVTMGELVDGLADKVSDGECARRVCDRNIIKDHATVSIRTRRGLKLTGSNNHRIVATNGSWVRLDELSIGARVRVSGGAGIWPHDRIPLSWRPPRRMTQKDVADRAGVSHQTVARALSGLRIRKNPERVATALALYSSAENVALQEQLPSKREAIAVPDEVSPDLGAFLGYLVGDGHISRVKHHLGLTTADVECIEHFASLVHGLFGLRCIVKWDDGRYRVLVHSENVSDLLVEELGLTHGPSARHKQVPEAVLRSPKEVVAPFLRAYFDCDGYAGRQGVILGTSSEVMSEQVQLILLNFGILSRRRPQQDGCWHVVIVGASAEKFLNEIGFGLSRKQQALTDYVHQRKWFKEEKWEDEIVEITHGRADVYDISVEETHRYAACGFINHNSYWHSTIMTTRALKDSEIVDYADHHSGTMGTRPGAINPYKLGIELWRFIEDRWNKGRFGKEYDECDDLRARRAWDKKLGLGRQKIFEVRKHYNDVTFIDEFLTADFAAEQKLFVYGFNEKANRWEILDREFQKVKKKLLQQLTNFGQPIIEVIDGNFENRGELLLAHRHDGVDLRIDYAKDTLVNLQAMWRRPVGIVTRVDGKGVLMRFDGRDHTDRKVEL
- a CDS encoding serine protein kinase, which produces NIKELRKEANREGMEGISPRYVQDKISNALVSDKGEGCVNPFMVLNELESGLRHHSLISSEEVRKRDRELLSVVKGEYEDIVKNEVQRAISADEDAIAKLCGNYIDNIKAYTQREKVRNKYTGQYEEPDERLMRAIEEKIDIPESRKDDFRREIMNYIGALAIEGKTFNYRTNERLHKALELKLFEDQKDSIKLKNLVSSVVDKDTQEKIDIVKDRMIKSYGYCEICSTDVLNFVASIFARGDAKD
- a CDS encoding ABC transporter permease codes for the protein MNAPTAGLRSASISPALWELTLARLRLFFREPGAVFWTFGFPLLLSIALGIAFRNRPAEPAAIAVASAELDRALRSDPQLRSRPLDEPAAREALRTGKVDLVVLPGPPISYLYDPARPESRLARALADAALHPPGSPATIDKPVTEPGSRYIDFLIPGLLGMNLMSAGMWGIGYVVTEMRTKKLLKRLVATPMSRAQFLWSFVVMRALFLLLELPVLLGFAWLVFRVGVAGSIPLLLGISLVGALAFAGIGLLVASRAQNTQTVSGLINLVMLPMFVGSGVFFSTARFPDAVQPFLRVLPLTALNDAVRAVMIDGAGVVAVAGQLGLLALTAAVTFFAALRVFRWR
- a CDS encoding sigma-70 family RNA polymerase sigma factor; protein product: MSPKAKAPKSKRPGKPPKARAPRKARNDRQDKKPQEKGPLEPEVLEPEAVEAEPPDEGPAAENTLPVPVERDLARADALQRYMAEVAKHALLSREEEHELAVKFQRTHDPEIAYRLVTANLRLVVKIAHEYRRAAFSLLDLIQEGNVGLMQAVQKYDPFRGVKLSSYAAWWIRAYILRYLMDNWRMVKLGTTQAQRKLFFNLRKEQEKLLAQGFEAAPKLLAERLDVTEQDVREMDQRLSNDEFSIDAPVAVGGQDEGRQTHGDRLVQTAPPVDEQLADEELRRIFKEKLAEFGKTLTADKDRFLFENRIAPPDDREPMTLQQIGDLWGVTRERARQLEARLTDRLRDYLRRELPDFAQLSVTPAEES